A genomic window from Helicobacter pylori includes:
- the flhB gene encoding flagellar biosynthesis protein FlhB, with amino-acid sequence MAEEEKTELPSTKKIQKAREEGNVPKSMEVVGFLGLLAGLMSIFVFFIWWVDGFSEMYRYALKDFSLDFSKESVQELFNQLAKDTFLLILPILIILVMVAFLSNVLQFGWLFAPKAIEPKFSKINPINGVKNLFSLKKLLDGSLITLKVFLAFFLGFFIFSLFLGELNHAALLNLKGQLLWFKNKALLLISSLLFLFFVLAFIDLVIKRRQYTHSLKMTKQEVKDEYKQQEGSPEIKAKIRQMMMKNAANKMMQEIPKANVVVTNPTHYAVALQFDEEHPVPIVVAKGTDHLAIRIKGIAREHDIEIIENKTLARELYRDVKLNAAIPEELFEAVAIVFAQVAKLEQERQKQKILKPL; translated from the coding sequence ATGGCTGAAGAAGAAAAGACTGAACTCCCTAGCACGAAAAAAATCCAAAAAGCCAGAGAAGAAGGCAATGTGCCTAAAAGCATGGAAGTGGTGGGGTTTTTAGGGTTACTGGCCGGGCTAATGAGTATTTTTGTTTTTTTTATATGGTGGGTGGATGGCTTTAGCGAGATGTATCGTTATGCGTTGAAAGACTTTTCTTTAGATTTTAGCAAGGAAAGCGTTCAAGAGCTTTTTAACCAGCTCGCTAAAGACACTTTTTTATTGATCCTGCCTATTCTAATCATTTTAGTAATGGTGGCGTTTTTGTCTAATGTCTTGCAATTTGGCTGGCTCTTTGCCCCTAAAGCCATTGAGCCTAAATTTTCTAAAATCAACCCTATCAATGGCGTTAAAAACCTTTTTTCTTTAAAAAAGCTTCTTGATGGGAGTTTGATCACCTTAAAGGTTTTTTTAGCTTTTTTTCTAGGGTTTTTCATTTTTTCTTTATTTTTAGGGGAATTAAACCATGCGGCTCTTTTGAATTTAAAAGGCCAGTTATTGTGGTTTAAAAACAAAGCGTTATTACTCATTTCTTCGCTTTTATTTTTATTTTTTGTTTTGGCTTTTATAGACTTAGTGATCAAGCGCCGCCAATACACCCACTCTTTAAAAATGACCAAACAAGAAGTTAAGGACGAATACAAACAACAAGAAGGAAGCCCAGAAATCAAAGCCAAAATCCGCCAAATGATGATGAAAAACGCCGCTAACAAAATGATGCAAGAAATCCCTAAAGCCAATGTCGTGGTAACTAACCCCACCCACTACGCCGTCGCTCTTCAATTTGATGAAGAGCACCCTGTGCCTATTGTAGTGGCTAAAGGCACGGATCATTTAGCCATTAGGATTAAGGGCATTGCCAGAGAGCATGATATAGAAATCATAGAAAATAAAACGCTCGCCAGAGAGCTTTATAGAGATGTGAAGTTAAACGCTGCCATACCGGAAGAATTGTTTGAAGCGGTAGCGATTGTCTTCGCTCAAGTGGCTAAATTGGAGCAAGAACGCCAAAAACAAAAGATCCTTAAACCTCTTTAA